The genomic stretch AGCTTGGTCCGAACCAGATTCACCGAATTCATGTTAACATAAATAAAAGGCAACCATTTTTTTTTAAATTTTAGCTTTTTTCTATAAAACACCCGTAATATCAGGAATATTAAGAAGTTTTTCTCGCATATTGGAATATTGAAGAAAAAATTCTCGTTTTTCCGGTTTCAATATCCCTTTGGAAGCATTATAACAAATTGAATTTGCTGGAATTAGACAGAAAGTTGCTTTTAGTTATGCGGCAATATTGCGCGTTTTTTCTATATACTCACTAGTTAGCTGAAACGACTCAATAAAACGTACCATATGATTAATTGCGAAATAATAAAACCCAATACTTTAGGGAAATGATGAGCTTCTTGATCGGTATAAATTCTTATTTCGAGGTTTCGGGCCTCTTGACGATTCTCGGCCTTCTCCTCGGCTTCCTCTATTGGCTCGACAAGAGAAGAGACCCAAAAAGAAAACTTTCTCATGATGCTTTCAAATCTTTTGAGCAAACATTCACCCCTGCTCTTCACCTTCTTGATGACCCCAAGCAAACCAGTTACGTCATTGTTGCTGATGAGCTTCCCAAACATGAAGATGCCATCCTCGCTTTTGAACACATCTTGAGAGGCACTAAAAGCGAAGCCAGATTCAAGACAAAATGTACTGAATATATAAATAAATGCGAGGAGATAAGGCAATACGGATACAATATTTGCCTTGGAGAAGATGGTGGGCCTCCAACTATAGGCATTCTTGAACATATACAAGACCGTCAGGGCAATCTTAGAGAAATCGAACTGGACAGGGCGTATAAAGAAAAACTAAAAGAATTGATTAATGAACTGCTTGAAATTGCAAAATATTGATACCTCCTCAGATCAAACGGCTGGAGTAGGACGCTTGTAATATCGCGCCTTTCAGTTTCACCGCTATCTGAGAATAAAATTGATGGAAAAAACTACTTTTGGCTTATGGGAGGAGTAGATGGTGATAAGAATAGGGAAACCGGATGAAGATAACGATAATCAAGGGAAAACTGGGAATGGCGAAAAGCGGTCTCGTTCTATTTGGCTTACGATCCTTGTGGTACTTTTCATTCTGATATTATTAGCCTTTTCAGTGGTAAACTTGCCTGGACGCTATAAAGCCATTGTAGTTAGTGATAAAGATGATGTGCTCATCCTTGATACAGTAAAAGGAAATGTATGGAGTTATTTTGGCAACATCAATGGAGCAATAATAACCTACCAAGGAAAACTTAAGGCCGGGGAAAAAGTTCCTGAACGAATTGTTGTTAAAGAGCGATGATTCGATTCCAATGTGAGATACTTTGAACAGCTAACCTCCGGGTGAACAAGGACTGACTTTTTCGCTGGCCGCTCAAAAGCCATCCTGTTACCCGGCTCGTTATATTAAGCCTTCGGCAGTAGTCGCAACCCGTAACATATTAAAAATAATAAATAATATGTTGGATGTGTGCACGAAAAGTGGCAATTAATTATGGAATTCTGTCATTTTTTATTGTTTTCAAACCCCCTAAATCCCCCTTTGGAAAAGGGGGACTTTTCAAGGAATTCTGTCTTTTTATATTTTCGATGTAATGCATGCTGCCAGTTGTGAAAATCCGTCATCCTTACGCTCCTACAAACGTCCTGATCTTGAAGTTGCGGATATATTCAAGAAATATGGGGCAGAGTATAGAAAACAATACAAACTGAACAAAAAGCAGCTCCAGGTGATGCACAGCATCGAGCACTGTCGTGACGGTGAGTTCGGTCATCATATGGATGTGTGTGATCATTGCGGATATCCGGAGCGTTTCAACAATTCGTGTCGTGATCGCCACTGTCCCAAGTGCACCGGCATATCTCGGAGAAAGTGGGTCAAGGCAAGGCTGGAGGATCTGTTACCCATTGCCTATTATCACGTGGTGTTTACGCTGCCGCACGTACTGTATCCGCTCAGTTTGTTCAACGCCGTACTGATTTATGAGCTTTTGTTTGAATGCGCGGCAGAGACACTCAAAGTGTTTGCCGACGATCCGCAATGGCTGGGCGCCAGGATCGGATATTATGGCGTTCTGCACACCTGGGGCGGCAAGCTGTGGCAGCATCTGCATGTCCATTTTATTGTTACCGGCGGCGGGTTGAAACCGAACGGCCAGTGGGTTGAACTGAAGTATCAATCGAAATTCTTATTTCCGGTCAAAGCCCTTTCAAAACGATTTCGGGGTATCTTTATCAAGGCCCTCAAGAGAGCCCACCGGCAAGGGGAACTAAAGTTTCCCGGACAGCTAAAAGAACTTGAAAATTACGACGCCTTTGACAAGTGGATCTATCATAGTTTTCCGAAAAAATGGGTTGTATTTGCCAAGTCTCCGTTTGCCGGCCCGGAAAAAGTGGTCAAGTATCTGGGTCTTTACACCAACCGGGCCGCGATCAGCAATTACCGTCTGATCGGAATCAAAGAGGATCGGGTCCATTTTTATTACAAGATTTACGAGAAAAAAACCGACTCCGTGCGCTGGGAAAAAGCCAGCCTGCCGGCACTGGAGTTTATCGGCCGGTTTTTGATGCATATATTGCCCTGCGGTTTTCACCGGATACGCCACTACGGGTTCTTGTCCAACGGGCATAGCAAAAAATATGTCGCTTTGATCCGCGAGCTGATCGCGGACAATGCTGATCAAACCGATGAGCCCCAAGAGAGCTTAGAAATTACCAATCACCCGGTCTGTCCCAAGTGCAAAAAGGGTAAGCTTGTTCCGGCGCTTTCCGTTCATCGGTTCGGAATTGTTATTTTAAACATCGGCGCATATTTTCAATACATACGCAAAGAAATACCGGATACCTCATGAAAAAGTCTTTACCTTTGTCTAAAATTCTAATATTAAA from Candidatus Desulfatibia profunda encodes the following:
- a CDS encoding IS91 family transposase, whose protein sequence is MHAASCENPSSLRSYKRPDLEVADIFKKYGAEYRKQYKLNKKQLQVMHSIEHCRDGEFGHHMDVCDHCGYPERFNNSCRDRHCPKCTGISRRKWVKARLEDLLPIAYYHVVFTLPHVLYPLSLFNAVLIYELLFECAAETLKVFADDPQWLGARIGYYGVLHTWGGKLWQHLHVHFIVTGGGLKPNGQWVELKYQSKFLFPVKALSKRFRGIFIKALKRAHRQGELKFPGQLKELENYDAFDKWIYHSFPKKWVVFAKSPFAGPEKVVKYLGLYTNRAAISNYRLIGIKEDRVHFYYKIYEKKTDSVRWEKASLPALEFIGRFLMHILPCGFHRIRHYGFLSNGHSKKYVALIRELIADNADQTDEPQESLEITNHPVCPKCKKGKLVPALSVHRFGIVILNIGAYFQYIRKEIPDTS